In Acidobacteriota bacterium, a single genomic region encodes these proteins:
- a CDS encoding gamma-glutamyltransferase: MTFNPRDTSATLTSRGTGKTAAVRSGVLTPHVGCRVRTPEQEGGAGTTAAVTPHFLATEAAIDTMRAGGSAIDAAISANAVLGVVLPTTCGLGGDLFALVNGPGFGVPMCMNASGRAG, translated from the coding sequence ATGACCTTCAACCCGCGTGACACCAGTGCCACGCTCACATCACGGGGCACAGGTAAAACGGCCGCGGTCCGTTCTGGCGTCCTGACACCGCACGTTGGGTGCCGTGTCAGGACGCCAGAACAAGAAGGTGGGGCGGGAACAACGGCCGCCGTCACGCCGCACTTCCTGGCAACAGAGGCCGCCATCGACACCATGCGGGCTGGCGGATCCGCCATCGACGCGGCTATCTCCGCCAACGCCGTACTAGGGGTTGTTCTTCCGACGACCTGCGGACTAGGTGGTGACCTGTTCGCCCTAGTAAACGGACCCGGATTTGGGGTCCCGATGTGTATGAATGCGTCGGGCCGAGCTGGAC